In Nocardia asteroides, a single genomic region encodes these proteins:
- a CDS encoding phosphoenolpyruvate synthase codes for MNQRTDVSVLRDGTLVADGDTGWAGGKAAGLARLARAGATVPSWVVLGTEGFTAHLTRGELPELHRLLLDAADDPARAEAAERLRAEICRTPVDPALAAEIEEAMHGRERVAVRSSAVGEDGADRSYAGIYESFLYLTGTGQVLDAVRRCWASAFSPRALHYTGAEAASPVAVIIQDMVDGEVSGVLFTTDPVTGATDRAVVSACWGTGEGVVSGACATDEFTVGHDGTEVSVTVADKDIEYGRADAGGAEQRVVAEPRRRIRCLSQEQTAELVREGVRIAAAIGGPQDIEWTFRAGELVILQTRPITAVAALGTWRTVWDNSNIQESFNGVTTPLTFSWAAKVYEVIFRETLHLIGVGDRTIAANDKVLRNMVGLVSGRVYYNINNWYRVLRLAPFFDRNKDDVERMIGVEHPVDFIEGIHAGPAERLAAIPQLAPVFVVLGWRMLNRGRLVERFQREVGAEVERIRHDLDTATELDQLLDLAERGLNLFDRWAVQILNDLYLSNQAGRARRILAAAGGSEETVAGLLASEEAVESLQPTLILMRLAADIRRAPELRTALYTGDPRAGLDAVRAAAPAVAAELDAYLDRYGDRCMGEQKLETVSLRQDPSFIGTILRNYVRDDAIDAGALERDHALRRAAFEREILDALPRGRRDRLAGVLRKARTAVRDRERMRLTRTRIVGVGRSVYLRVGEVLCAAGRLDEPRHVFYLTMEEIQGFAEGRSMTTDLAALARTRIAEFARYEHTEPPNQFETTGPPDVLTPTAAAAAEPVGDGRTLRGTGCWPGIVQGPIRVVRSPDDDLDVRGTIMAALRTDPGWGPLFPSVKGLLIERGSTLSHSAVLARELGIPAVVGVPGLMATIRDGETVRLDGGSGLVERLDDPA; via the coding sequence ATGAATCAGCGAACCGACGTATCCGTGCTGCGTGACGGCACTCTTGTCGCCGACGGCGACACCGGCTGGGCGGGCGGCAAGGCGGCCGGGCTGGCCCGGCTCGCCCGCGCCGGCGCCACCGTGCCCTCCTGGGTGGTGCTCGGCACCGAGGGCTTCACCGCCCACCTGACCCGGGGCGAACTGCCCGAACTGCATCGGCTCCTGCTCGACGCCGCCGACGACCCCGCCCGCGCCGAAGCGGCCGAACGCCTGCGCGCCGAGATCTGCCGCACCCCGGTCGATCCCGCGCTCGCGGCCGAGATCGAGGAGGCCATGCACGGCCGCGAGCGCGTCGCGGTGCGCAGCTCGGCCGTCGGCGAGGACGGCGCCGACCGCTCCTACGCGGGCATCTACGAGTCCTTCCTCTACCTCACCGGCACCGGCCAGGTGCTCGACGCCGTGCGCCGCTGCTGGGCCTCCGCCTTCAGCCCGCGCGCCCTGCACTACACCGGCGCCGAGGCCGCGTCCCCGGTCGCGGTGATCATCCAGGACATGGTCGACGGCGAGGTCTCCGGCGTCCTGTTCACCACCGACCCCGTCACCGGCGCCACCGACCGGGCGGTCGTCAGCGCCTGCTGGGGGACCGGCGAGGGCGTGGTGAGCGGGGCCTGCGCCACCGACGAGTTCACCGTCGGCCACGACGGCACCGAGGTGTCGGTGACCGTCGCCGACAAGGACATCGAGTACGGCCGCGCCGATGCCGGCGGCGCCGAGCAGCGCGTGGTCGCCGAGCCGCGGCGCCGGATCCGCTGCCTGAGCCAGGAGCAGACCGCCGAGCTGGTGCGCGAGGGGGTCAGGATCGCCGCCGCCATCGGCGGCCCGCAGGACATCGAGTGGACCTTCCGCGCCGGCGAGCTCGTCATCCTGCAGACCCGCCCGATCACCGCGGTGGCCGCGCTCGGCACCTGGCGCACGGTGTGGGACAACAGCAATATCCAGGAGAGCTTCAACGGCGTCACCACCCCGCTCACCTTCTCCTGGGCGGCCAAGGTCTACGAGGTGATCTTCCGCGAGACGCTGCACCTGATCGGCGTCGGCGACCGGACCATCGCCGCCAACGACAAAGTGCTGCGCAACATGGTCGGGCTGGTCTCCGGCCGGGTCTACTACAACATCAACAACTGGTACCGGGTGCTGCGCCTGGCCCCGTTCTTCGACCGCAACAAGGACGACGTCGAGCGGATGATCGGCGTCGAGCACCCGGTCGACTTCATCGAGGGCATCCACGCGGGCCCCGCCGAGCGGCTCGCCGCCATCCCGCAGCTGGCCCCGGTCTTCGTGGTGCTCGGCTGGCGGATGCTGAACCGGGGCAGGCTCGTCGAGCGGTTCCAGCGCGAGGTCGGCGCCGAGGTCGAGCGCATCCGCCACGACCTGGACACCGCCACCGAACTGGACCAGCTCCTCGACCTCGCCGAGCGCGGCCTGAACCTGTTCGACCGCTGGGCCGTGCAGATCCTCAACGACCTCTACCTGAGCAACCAGGCCGGCCGGGCCAGGCGCATCCTGGCCGCCGCGGGCGGCTCCGAGGAGACCGTGGCCGGGCTGCTCGCCTCCGAGGAGGCGGTCGAATCACTGCAACCGACCCTGATCCTGATGCGGCTGGCCGCCGACATCCGCCGCGCCCCCGAACTGCGCACCGCGCTCTACACCGGCGACCCGCGCGCCGGCCTCGACGCCGTGCGCGCCGCCGCACCCGCCGTCGCCGCGGAGCTCGACGCCTACCTCGACCGCTACGGCGACCGCTGCATGGGCGAGCAGAAACTGGAGACGGTGTCGCTGCGCCAGGACCCCTCCTTCATCGGCACCATCCTGCGCAACTACGTCCGCGACGACGCCATCGACGCCGGCGCGCTCGAACGCGACCACGCCCTGCGCCGCGCGGCCTTCGAGCGCGAGATCCTCGACGCCCTGCCCCGCGGCCGCCGCGACAGGCTCGCCGGGGTGCTGCGCAAGGCCCGCACCGCGGTCCGCGACCGGGAGCGCATGCGGCTCACCCGCACCCGCATCGTCGGCGTCGGGCGCTCGGTCTACCTGCGGGTCGGCGAGGTGCTCTGCGCCGCGGGCCGCCTCGACGAGCCGCGCCACGTCTTCTACCTGACCATGGAGGAGATCCAGGGCTTCGCCGAGGGCCGCTCCATGACCACCGACCTCGCCGCGCTGGCCCGCACCCGCATCGCCGAGTTCGCCCGCTACGAACACACCGAGCCACCGAACCAGTTCGAGACCACCGGCCCGCCCGACGTCCTGACCCCCACCGCCGCGGCCGCCGCCGAGCCCGTCGGCGACGGCCGCACCCTGCGCGGCACCGGCTGCTGGCCCGGCATCGTGCAGGGGCCGATCCGCGTAGTCCGCAGCCCCGACGACGATCTCGACGTGCGCGGCACCATCATGGCCGCGCTGCGCACCGATCCCGGCTGGGGGCCGCTCTTCCCGAGCGTCAAGGGGCTGCTCATCGAACGCGGCAGCACGCTGTCGCACTCCGCGGTGCTCGCCCGCGAACTCGGCATCCCCGCCGTCGTCGGCGTGCCCGGGCTCATGGCGACCATCCGCGACGGCGAGACCGTCCGGCTCGACGGCGGCTCCGGCCTGGTGGAGCGGCTCGATGACCCCGCCTGA
- a CDS encoding PucR family transcriptional regulator, translating to MSSPHSSGWQEPNPASTRKANREQSPCRALLAGVLREPVTAHYVVCALAADPAPDDDPIRDVHTRLVATCEQPVPAALTRRSGTILIPGLRHIDQAPPGLITAPLTATWVPATAPTVPACAELAHELLDLAVRVRPGPGIFGTRDLALEYQITRPGPGRDHLARLLTPLDPHPELLDTVREYLRLEHGRLATGRALGVHPNTVTNRLDKAGQLIGLDPTRLESLWQLRAAVLVRRFLGIG from the coding sequence GTGAGCAGCCCGCACAGCAGCGGATGGCAGGAGCCGAATCCCGCCTCCACCCGGAAGGCGAACCGCGAGCAGTCACCCTGCCGTGCCCTGCTCGCGGGCGTCCTCCGCGAGCCGGTCACCGCGCACTACGTGGTCTGCGCGCTCGCCGCCGACCCCGCCCCGGACGACGACCCGATCCGCGACGTCCACACCCGGCTCGTCGCCACCTGTGAACAACCGGTCCCCGCCGCCCTCACCCGCCGCAGCGGCACGATCCTCATCCCCGGCCTCCGCCACATCGACCAGGCCCCGCCCGGTTTGATTACCGCCCCGCTCACGGCCACCTGGGTCCCCGCCACCGCCCCCACGGTCCCCGCCTGCGCGGAACTGGCCCACGAACTGCTCGACCTCGCGGTCCGGGTACGCCCCGGACCCGGTATCTTCGGCACGCGCGACCTCGCCCTCGAATACCAGATCACCCGCCCCGGCCCCGGCCGCGACCACCTCGCCCGGCTGCTCACCCCGCTCGACCCGCACCCCGAATTGCTCGACACCGTGCGCGAGTACCTGCGGCTCGAACACGGACGGCTCGCCACGGGCCGCGCACTCGGCGTCCACCCGAACACCGTGACCAACCGCCTGGACAAGGCCGGTCAGCTCATCGGCCTCGACCCCACCCGGCTCGAGTCGCTGTGGCAGCTCCGCGCCGCCGTACTCGTGCGCCGCTTCCTCGGCATCGGCTGA
- a CDS encoding TIGR03086 family metal-binding protein, whose protein sequence is MSTPETMAAAAAPLLRIAAAITPADLDRRTPCADYDVAALVNHLLYWAPGLAAAGRREQAPPMAESLPRDAALTETLRTRVDEIVAAWSEPRAWHGTAEFAGAVLPAPMLGGMVVGELVVHGWDLGRALGIDACWDDELLSFLLEQVSATAEQGREMGAYGPAVPIPDCAPTLDRILATTGRVPHWHPSKV, encoded by the coding sequence ATGAGCACTCCGGAGACGATGGCAGCGGCCGCCGCGCCCCTGCTGCGGATCGCCGCGGCGATCACCCCCGCCGACCTGGACCGCCGCACCCCGTGCGCCGACTACGACGTGGCCGCCCTGGTGAACCACCTGCTGTACTGGGCGCCCGGGCTGGCCGCCGCGGGCCGCCGGGAGCAGGCGCCGCCCATGGCCGAATCCCTGCCGCGCGACGCCGCTCTCACCGAAACCCTGCGCACGCGGGTAGACGAGATCGTCGCCGCCTGGAGCGAGCCGCGGGCCTGGCACGGCACGGCCGAGTTCGCCGGTGCCGTACTGCCCGCGCCGATGCTCGGCGGCATGGTGGTCGGTGAGCTGGTCGTGCACGGCTGGGATCTGGGCCGGGCGCTCGGCATCGATGCCTGCTGGGACGATGAGCTTTTGAGCTTCCTCCTCGAGCAGGTGAGCGCGACCGCCGAGCAGGGGAGGGAAATGGGTGCCTACGGCCCCGCCGTGCCGATCCCGGATTGCGCACCGACGCTGGATCGCATTCTCGCCACGACCGGCCGGGTACCGCACTGGCATCCAAGCAAGGTCTGA
- a CDS encoding DUF397 domain-containing protein: MTANLSDAQWFKSSFSGGNNECVEVAHLRGGLVGVRDSKNTAGPALVFAPGEWAAFTAGVRGGEFDLP, encoded by the coding sequence ATGACGGCCAATCTGTCCGACGCGCAGTGGTTCAAGTCGAGTTTCAGCGGCGGGAACAACGAGTGTGTCGAGGTCGCCCACCTGCGTGGAGGGCTCGTCGGGGTGCGGGACTCCAAGAACACCGCCGGTCCGGCGCTGGTCTTCGCCCCCGGCGAGTGGGCCGCCTTCACCGCCGGGGTCCGGGGCGGTGAGTTCGACCTCCCGTAG
- the rph gene encoding rifamycin-inactivating phosphotransferase, translated as MAYVLGFAEIDRTQVAVVGGKGANLGELSRVDGVRVPDGFCVTTAAYTRAVAGAPGLDALFGELSRLEPGDREATRVLSARVRAVIEELEIPGDVAAEIVAAHARLGANGAYAVRSSATAEDLPTASFAGQQDSYLNIVGAPEILAHVRRCWGSLFTERAVAYRQRNGFGHSGIRMAVVVQAMVFPRAAGVLVTADPVTSDRTVTSIDAGFGLGEALVSGLVNADNVRVRGGVIVERTTATKKLAVEPEPGGGTRVRELAPELRDEPVLSDAEVLDLERLGRRIEAHFGSPQDIEWCLGDDGIRIVQSRPITTLFPIPEAADGGDHVYVSVGHQQMMTDAMKPLGISLWQLTSGAPMRDAGGRLFVDVTAMLAAPGSRAALVSALGKSDPLLGDALRTLVERGGYGSEAPEPERPIPGTVPAPPDLDPALIGELIAGSEASLAVLKRDIHAHTGAALLDFIRTDIEELRRVLFDPRGLQLITAAMDASEWLNDRLLDWLGERNAADALTRSVAGNITSEMGLALLDVADAIRPHPEVVAYLHAAPDDFLDRLPDHPGGEQARTAIEEFLDRYGMRCAGEIDITRPRWRERPDTLLPAILGNVAGFEPGAAARQFADGLREAEQAKQRILDRVRALPDGTAKAAETERMIDRVRTFSGYREYPKYGMVCRYFVYRQALLREAERLVAAGVLQATDDIGYLRFDELREVAATYRADPELITARRAAFRAHEALTPPRVLTSDGEVLTGAYRRTDLPDGALPGTPVSAGTVEGRARVITDIAHADLEAGDILVTVYTDPSWTPLFVAIAGLVTEAGGLMTHGAVIAREYGLPAVVGVEHATTLIRDGQRIRVHGADGYVELLSDR; from the coding sequence ATGGCTTATGTGCTCGGCTTCGCGGAGATCGATCGGACGCAGGTCGCGGTGGTCGGCGGCAAGGGCGCGAACCTCGGTGAGCTGTCCCGCGTGGATGGTGTGCGGGTTCCGGACGGGTTCTGCGTGACGACGGCGGCCTACACCCGCGCGGTGGCGGGCGCACCGGGGCTGGACGCGCTGTTCGGCGAGCTGTCCCGGCTCGAGCCGGGTGACCGGGAGGCGACCCGGGTGCTCAGCGCACGGGTCCGCGCGGTGATCGAGGAGCTGGAGATTCCCGGCGACGTCGCGGCGGAGATCGTCGCGGCGCACGCCCGGCTCGGCGCGAACGGGGCCTACGCCGTGCGCTCCAGCGCCACGGCCGAGGACCTCCCGACGGCGTCCTTCGCCGGACAGCAGGACAGCTACCTCAACATCGTCGGCGCGCCGGAGATTCTCGCGCACGTGCGGCGCTGCTGGGGTTCGCTGTTCACCGAGCGCGCCGTTGCCTACCGGCAGCGGAACGGGTTCGGGCACAGCGGGATCCGGATGGCGGTGGTGGTGCAGGCCATGGTCTTCCCGCGCGCCGCGGGGGTGCTGGTCACCGCCGATCCGGTCACCTCGGATCGGACCGTCACCTCGATCGACGCCGGTTTCGGGCTCGGCGAGGCGCTGGTCTCGGGGCTGGTGAACGCCGACAACGTCCGGGTGCGCGGCGGCGTGATCGTCGAGCGCACGACCGCGACCAAGAAGCTCGCCGTCGAGCCGGAGCCCGGCGGGGGCACCCGGGTGCGCGAGCTCGCCCCCGAGCTCCGCGACGAGCCGGTGCTCTCCGACGCCGAGGTGCTCGACCTCGAGCGGCTAGGCCGCCGGATCGAAGCGCACTTCGGCAGCCCGCAGGACATCGAGTGGTGCCTGGGCGACGACGGGATCCGCATCGTGCAGAGCAGACCGATCACCACGCTGTTCCCGATCCCGGAGGCCGCCGACGGCGGCGACCACGTCTACGTCTCGGTCGGCCACCAGCAGATGATGACCGACGCCATGAAACCGCTGGGGATCTCGCTCTGGCAGCTCACCAGCGGCGCACCCATGCGCGACGCGGGCGGGCGGCTGTTCGTCGACGTCACCGCCATGCTCGCGGCGCCGGGGTCGCGCGCCGCGCTGGTCAGCGCGCTCGGCAAATCCGATCCCCTGCTCGGCGATGCCCTGCGCACCCTGGTCGAGCGCGGCGGCTACGGCAGCGAAGCGCCCGAACCGGAGCGCCCGATCCCGGGTACGGTGCCCGCACCGCCCGACCTCGACCCCGCGCTCATCGGCGAGCTCATCGCCGGGAGCGAGGCATCGCTGGCGGTGCTGAAGCGCGACATCCACGCCCACACCGGGGCCGCGCTGCTCGACTTCATCCGCACCGACATCGAGGAGCTGCGCCGCGTCCTGTTCGACCCGCGCGGACTCCAGCTGATCACCGCCGCCATGGACGCCTCCGAGTGGCTCAACGACCGGCTGCTCGACTGGCTGGGCGAGCGCAACGCCGCCGACGCGCTCACCCGCTCGGTCGCAGGCAACATCACCTCGGAGATGGGGCTCGCGCTGCTCGACGTCGCCGACGCCATCCGCCCGCACCCGGAGGTCGTGGCCTACCTGCACGCTGCCCCGGACGACTTCCTGGACCGACTCCCCGACCACCCCGGCGGCGAACAGGCACGCACCGCCATCGAAGAATTCCTTGACCGCTACGGCATGCGCTGCGCCGGCGAGATCGACATCACCCGGCCGCGCTGGCGCGAGCGGCCCGACACGCTGCTGCCCGCGATCCTCGGCAATGTCGCCGGTTTCGAGCCGGGGGCGGCCGCGCGGCAGTTCGCCGACGGCCTGCGCGAAGCCGAGCAGGCGAAACAGCGGATTCTGGACCGGGTCCGGGCGCTCCCGGACGGCACCGCGAAGGCGGCGGAGACCGAGCGCATGATCGACCGGGTCCGCACCTTCTCCGGCTACCGGGAGTACCCGAAGTACGGCATGGTGTGCCGCTACTTCGTCTACAGGCAGGCCCTGCTGCGCGAGGCCGAACGCCTGGTCGCGGCCGGCGTCCTGCAAGCCACGGACGACATCGGCTACCTCCGCTTCGACGAACTGCGCGAGGTGGCGGCCACCTACCGCGCCGACCCGGAGCTGATCACCGCGCGCAGGGCCGCGTTCCGCGCACACGAGGCACTCACTCCACCGCGCGTGCTCACCTCCGACGGCGAGGTTCTCACCGGCGCCTACCGCCGTACCGACCTGCCCGACGGCGCGCTGCCCGGCACCCCGGTCTCCGCCGGGACCGTCGAAGGCCGCGCCCGCGTCATCACCGACATCGCCCACGCCGACCTCGAAGCGGGCGACATCCTCGTCACCGTCTACACCGACCCGAGCTGGACCCCCCTGTTCGTCGCCATCGCCGGGCTGGTGACCGAGGCGGGCGGGCTCATGACGCACGGCGCGGTGATCGCCCGCGAATACGGCCTGCCCGCCGTGGTCGGCGTCGAGCACGCCACCACGCTCATTCGCGACGGGCAGCGCATCCGGGTGCACGGCGCCGACGGCTACGTCGAGCTGCTGTCCGACCGGTGA
- a CDS encoding carboxymuconolactone decarboxylase family protein, protein MTLVPLVERESATGTVREQLDSIHAAFGTVPAMFRAVANSPAALTSMWAAFGAFGGGALGPAVGERIAVAVANRNACEYCLAAHTALGRRAGVGGADMRAAQLGESPDPRTAALLGFALKLVAERGQVAPEEVGALRDLGWSDEQIVEAIGQVALNLFTNYINVALGVPLDFPKVALR, encoded by the coding sequence ATGACACTCGTCCCCCTTGTCGAGCGCGAGAGCGCCACCGGCACCGTCCGCGAGCAGCTCGACAGCATCCACGCCGCCTTCGGCACGGTGCCCGCCATGTTCCGCGCGGTCGCGAACTCACCCGCCGCGCTGACCAGCATGTGGGCCGCCTTCGGCGCCTTCGGCGGCGGCGCGCTCGGCCCGGCGGTCGGCGAGCGGATCGCGGTGGCCGTCGCCAACCGCAATGCCTGCGAGTACTGCCTCGCCGCGCACACCGCGCTGGGCCGCAGGGCCGGGGTCGGCGGCGCGGACATGCGGGCCGCGCAGCTCGGCGAGTCCCCGGACCCGCGCACCGCCGCCCTGCTCGGCTTCGCGCTGAAGCTGGTGGCGGAGCGCGGACAGGTCGCCCCCGAGGAGGTGGGCGCGCTGCGCGACCTGGGGTGGAGCGATGAGCAGATCGTCGAGGCGATCGGACAGGTCGCGCTCAACCTGTTCACCAACTACATCAACGTGGCGCTCGGGGTTCCGCTCGACTTCCCGAAGGTGGCCCTGCGCTGA
- a CDS encoding DUF2993 domain-containing protein: protein MRALVILIVVAAIALIAGDRIAVLMAQNEIGRRIAAEYALDRDPAVDIGGFPFLTQAADGRYETIDIRAGEWSEQDVTVRDLRLTLTDVTAPLADLIGGDTSTLVAAGATAEAVVAYDTVRRFADDGVRELSDSPDGLQVTGTFRVEGLPFPVPATIVFAMAPTADGIELTPISVQAAVGGPALPLSVLSRSLAFTIPLQDLPLGAQITDIRAGPDGLHVSAAAADVRFADLP, encoded by the coding sequence ATGCGCGCGCTGGTGATACTGATCGTGGTCGCGGCGATCGCGCTGATCGCGGGCGACCGGATCGCGGTGCTGATGGCGCAGAACGAGATCGGGCGCCGGATCGCCGCCGAGTACGCGCTGGACCGCGATCCGGCGGTGGACATCGGCGGCTTTCCGTTCCTCACCCAGGCCGCCGACGGCCGGTACGAGACCATCGACATCCGGGCGGGCGAGTGGAGCGAGCAGGACGTCACCGTGCGCGACCTGCGGCTCACCCTCACCGACGTCACCGCCCCGCTCGCCGACCTGATCGGGGGCGACACCTCGACCCTGGTCGCGGCCGGGGCGACCGCCGAGGCGGTGGTCGCCTACGACACCGTGCGGCGCTTCGCCGACGACGGCGTCCGCGAACTCTCCGACAGCCCCGATGGGCTGCAGGTGACCGGCACCTTCCGGGTGGAGGGGTTGCCGTTCCCGGTGCCCGCGACCATCGTCTTCGCGATGGCTCCCACCGCCGACGGCATCGAACTCACCCCGATCTCGGTGCAGGCCGCGGTCGGCGGCCCGGCGCTGCCGCTCTCGGTGCTCAGCCGCAGCCTGGCCTTCACGATCCCGCTCCAGGACCTGCCGCTCGGCGCCCAGATCACCGACATCCGCGCGGGCCCCGACGGGCTGCACGTCAGCGCGGCGGCCGCGGACGTCCGCTTCGCCGACCTGCCCTGA
- a CDS encoding helix-turn-helix transcriptional regulator has product MTSVDRISPLLERFRVRTRLFHTGPLCGVTTYDAGLGRGFLHVLRAGSMEVTHRGAGNRLATRHVDRPSLLFYPRPLDHSFHNAPTADSDFACASVDFEGGSNHPLVRTLPPVIVLPLDAVATLEPALALLFAEIDTAKCGHRVLVDRLFEVVLIQLFRWILEHADDLDLPTGLLTGLADERLARALVAVHEEPGRAWTLEGMAREARMSRSAFAARFKEAVGQSPADYLGGWRITVAKERLRAGVPVARTATELGYATAPAFSRAFTQRVGCSPRAWAAQL; this is encoded by the coding sequence ATGACCTCCGTGGACCGGATCTCCCCGCTGCTCGAACGATTCCGCGTGCGGACCCGGCTCTTCCACACCGGCCCGCTCTGCGGGGTCACGACCTACGACGCCGGGCTCGGCCGTGGCTTCCTGCACGTGCTGCGGGCCGGGTCGATGGAGGTCACGCACCGCGGGGCGGGCAACCGGCTCGCCACCCGCCACGTCGACCGGCCCAGCCTGCTCTTCTACCCCCGCCCGCTCGACCACTCCTTCCACAACGCGCCCACCGCGGACTCCGACTTCGCCTGCGCCAGCGTCGACTTCGAGGGCGGATCGAACCACCCGCTGGTCCGCACCCTCCCCCCGGTGATCGTGCTCCCGCTCGACGCCGTCGCCACCCTCGAACCCGCGCTCGCCCTGCTCTTCGCCGAGATCGACACCGCGAAGTGCGGGCACCGCGTGCTGGTGGACCGGCTCTTCGAAGTCGTGCTCATCCAGCTCTTCCGCTGGATCCTCGAGCACGCCGACGACCTCGACCTGCCCACCGGGCTGCTCACCGGCCTCGCCGACGAGCGGCTGGCTCGCGCCCTGGTCGCCGTGCACGAGGAGCCGGGGCGGGCGTGGACGCTCGAAGGCATGGCGCGGGAGGCGCGGATGTCGCGCAGCGCTTTCGCCGCGCGGTTCAAGGAGGCGGTCGGGCAGTCGCCCGCCGACTACCTCGGTGGGTGGCGGATCACCGTGGCCAAGGAGCGGTTGCGGGCCGGCGTGCCGGTGGCGCGCACCGCGACCGAGCTCGGGTACGCCACCGCGCCGGCGTTCTCCCGGGCGTTCACCCAGCGGGTGGGGTGCTCGCCGCGGGCCTGGGCGGCGCAGTTGTAG
- a CDS encoding AraC family transcriptional regulator, with amino-acid sequence MRDARELGGAWRRFQRHETAAPSPELAGYIEHYWTVHWDYTEPYRQLITALPRVHLTISSQVGATVRGVTRGHRHQTLTGSGRVFGVAFRPGAFRPILGAPVSGLTDRVADAAAIFGTEPPQCPEVATIEEFLRRRLPEPSAASRAAVAAVALIAARPDLTRVDRLATELGSPMRTLQRLFAEHVGVSPKWVLRRYRVQEVARRLAAGAEIDWPALAADLGYADQAHFVRDFTRLMGEPPTRFAARY; translated from the coding sequence ATGAGGGATGCCCGTGAGCTGGGCGGGGCCTGGCGGCGGTTCCAGCGGCACGAGACCGCCGCGCCGTCGCCGGAGCTCGCCGGGTACATCGAGCACTACTGGACCGTGCACTGGGACTACACCGAGCCCTACCGCCAGCTCATCACGGCGCTGCCGCGCGTGCACCTCACGATCAGCAGTCAGGTGGGCGCGACGGTGCGCGGGGTCACCAGGGGGCACCGCCACCAGACGTTGACCGGGAGCGGCCGGGTGTTCGGCGTCGCCTTCCGGCCCGGCGCGTTCCGCCCGATCCTCGGCGCGCCGGTATCCGGGCTCACCGACCGGGTCGCCGACGCCGCCGCCATCTTCGGCACCGAGCCGCCGCAGTGCCCGGAGGTGGCGACGATCGAGGAGTTCCTGCGCCGGCGGCTACCCGAGCCGAGCGCGGCGAGCCGGGCGGCGGTCGCGGCGGTCGCGCTGATCGCCGCCCGCCCCGACCTCACCCGCGTCGACCGGCTCGCCACCGAGCTCGGCTCCCCGATGCGGACCCTGCAGCGGCTCTTCGCCGAGCACGTCGGGGTGAGCCCCAAGTGGGTGCTGCGCCGCTACCGGGTGCAGGAGGTCGCGCGCAGGCTCGCGGCGGGCGCGGAGATCGATTGGCCCGCACTCGCCGCCGACCTCGGCTACGCCGACCAGGCCCACTTCGTCCGCGACTTCACCCGCCTGATGGGCGAGCCCCCGACGCGGTTCGCCGCACGCTACTGA